Proteins encoded together in one Streptomyces sp. NBC_01216 window:
- a CDS encoding ankyrin repeat domain-containing protein yields the protein MSETPDPEVVELAGKVFDLARSGDSQALAAYVDAGVPANLTNDKGDSLVMLAAYHGHADAVSVLLGRGADADRANDRGQTPLAGAVFKGEGAVVRALLAGGANPEAGTPSAVDTARMFGKTELLDLFDAR from the coding sequence ATGAGCGAGACTCCCGACCCCGAGGTCGTCGAGCTGGCCGGCAAGGTCTTCGACCTGGCGCGATCCGGGGACTCCCAGGCCCTGGCCGCCTACGTCGACGCCGGTGTCCCCGCGAACCTCACCAACGACAAGGGCGACTCCCTCGTCATGCTCGCCGCCTACCACGGGCACGCGGACGCCGTGTCCGTCCTGCTCGGCCGGGGTGCCGACGCCGACCGTGCGAACGACCGAGGCCAGACCCCGCTCGCCGGCGCGGTCTTCAAGGGCGAGGGCGCCGTGGTGCGTGCGCTGCTCGCCGGCGGGGCAAATCCGGAAGCAGGCACTCCGTCCGCCGTGGATACTGCTCGGATGTTTGGGAAGACGGAACTCCTGGACCTGTTCGACGCCCGGTGA
- a CDS encoding HEAT repeat domain-containing protein — translation MFDPVIAPSGTLLGLLQRGRGDGTLHALAAPRAEALAALNHCVLSDPRHDWQVENRSLYYARLYLDLHGGLDAIETHLFAAEDRLDTEENRTGLALAVLGHLASYGRPDALALLRRYAATGTNWAWALDELALRDDDAGLRSLAVPVLARFPATPDGEAELAVAVRDAFEPRPWRLWAEDRRDAVGSRVRAAQERGSFDRWQRQMSPSGPRPGWSVQAVLDWAQEGLERGTLLHGPAARCLNAVAGPDDRPAILDAARGGPDGARCAALHHLAEARDPAVLDLIEAAATDGSRTVAEAAVSAFERMCGAAAVDRARGWVHRPDALGSAAAGVLACRGDAGDSGLVLGALRETVRAQGPDAPALYALVDGAGRLGIACAAPVLRHVYRETASSQLRGRTARALAATDPTYATGFAVECLWDCEETTREVAALHAETGDVRVAERLRRLAADPAEEAEVQTAVRNRIGPDLQV, via the coding sequence ATGTTCGATCCAGTCATAGCGCCGAGCGGCACCCTGCTCGGGCTGCTGCAGAGGGGCCGCGGCGACGGCACCCTGCACGCGCTCGCCGCGCCACGCGCCGAGGCCCTCGCGGCCCTCAACCACTGTGTTCTCAGCGACCCCCGCCACGACTGGCAGGTCGAGAACCGCTCCCTCTACTACGCACGCCTGTACCTCGACCTGCACGGCGGGCTCGACGCGATCGAGACCCACCTCTTCGCGGCCGAGGACCGGCTCGACACCGAGGAGAACCGGACCGGCCTCGCGCTCGCCGTACTGGGTCACCTCGCGTCGTACGGGCGCCCGGACGCCCTGGCGCTGCTCCGGCGTTACGCCGCGACCGGCACCAACTGGGCCTGGGCGCTCGACGAGCTCGCCCTGCGCGACGACGACGCCGGCCTGCGCTCCCTCGCCGTCCCGGTGCTCGCCCGGTTCCCGGCCACCCCGGACGGCGAGGCGGAACTCGCCGTCGCCGTCCGCGACGCCTTCGAGCCCCGGCCGTGGCGGCTGTGGGCCGAGGACCGGCGCGACGCAGTCGGCTCCCGGGTCAGGGCCGCCCAGGAACGGGGCTCCTTCGACCGATGGCAGCGCCAGATGAGCCCCAGCGGGCCCCGGCCCGGCTGGAGCGTCCAGGCGGTCCTCGACTGGGCTCAGGAGGGCCTGGAACGCGGCACCCTCCTGCACGGGCCGGCCGCCCGCTGTCTGAACGCCGTCGCGGGACCCGACGACCGCCCCGCGATCCTCGACGCGGCCCGCGGCGGGCCGGACGGCGCACGGTGCGCCGCCCTGCACCACCTGGCCGAGGCCCGTGACCCCGCCGTCCTCGACCTCATCGAGGCCGCGGCCACCGACGGCTCCCGGACCGTGGCCGAAGCCGCCGTCTCGGCCTTCGAGCGGATGTGCGGAGCCGCCGCCGTCGACCGCGCCCGCGGCTGGGTCCACCGCCCCGACGCCCTCGGCTCCGCCGCCGCCGGCGTGCTCGCCTGCCGCGGCGACGCCGGGGACTCCGGGCTGGTGCTCGGCGCCCTGCGCGAGACCGTCCGGGCCCAGGGGCCCGACGCGCCCGCCCTCTACGCCCTCGTCGACGGCGCCGGCCGCCTCGGCATCGCCTGCGCCGCGCCCGTGCTGCGCCACGTCTACCGAGAGACCGCATCGTCCCAGCTGCGCGGCCGCACGGCCCGCGCCCTCGCGGCCACCGACCCCACCTACGCGACGGGCTTCGCCGTCGAATGCCTCTGGGACTGCGAGGAGACCACCCGCGAGGTCGCGGCGTTGCACGCCGAGACCGGCGATGTGAGGGTCGCGGAACGACTGCGCCGTCTCGCCGCCGACCCGGCCGAGGAGGCCGAGGTCCAGACGGCGGTACGCAACCGGATAGGCCCGGACCTCCAGGTCTGA
- a CDS encoding glycosyltransferase family 4 protein, which yields MRVVIVTESFPPDVNGVAHCAQQTARHLVRRGHEPLVIAPAASARLVNGLDTDAPCPVVRVPSLPLPGYPQVRVALPSRRVAAAIAEHRADLVHLAGPFVLGARGMTAASRLGLPTVAVYQTDLAGYARTYVGAGAGTAWRRLRAVHGAADRTLAPSTAAMADLEAHGIGRVRLWRRGVDTGRFRPGLRDEALRRSLAPGGELLVGYVGRLAPEKKVDLLAGVCALPGVRVVVVGDGPSAPGLRAALPGALFLGRRTGADLARIFASLDVFAHTGPYETFCQTVQEAMAAGVAVVAPASGGPLDLVGHGRTGLLVPPGDTAALTDAVASLHAAPELRAAYARAGRAAVEGRTWEAVGDQLIGHYEEILRERVEVAA from the coding sequence ATGCGTGTCGTCATCGTCACCGAATCCTTCCCTCCCGATGTCAACGGTGTGGCGCACTGCGCCCAGCAGACCGCGCGCCATCTCGTCCGGCGCGGCCACGAGCCGCTCGTCATCGCCCCCGCCGCGTCCGCGCGGCTCGTGAACGGCCTGGACACCGACGCCCCCTGCCCGGTAGTCCGGGTTCCCTCCCTGCCCCTTCCCGGCTACCCGCAGGTCCGTGTCGCGCTGCCCAGCCGCCGGGTCGCCGCGGCCATCGCCGAGCACCGCGCCGACCTCGTCCACCTGGCCGGCCCGTTCGTGCTCGGCGCGCGCGGTATGACTGCCGCGTCCCGGCTGGGGCTGCCCACCGTCGCCGTCTACCAGACCGACCTCGCGGGTTACGCCCGCACCTACGTGGGCGCGGGCGCGGGCACCGCCTGGCGCCGGCTGCGGGCCGTCCACGGCGCCGCCGACCGGACACTGGCGCCGTCCACCGCCGCGATGGCCGACCTGGAGGCCCACGGCATCGGCCGGGTACGACTCTGGCGCCGCGGGGTCGACACCGGTCGTTTCCGTCCCGGACTGCGCGACGAGGCCCTCCGCCGGTCCCTCGCGCCCGGCGGGGAACTCCTCGTCGGCTACGTCGGCCGGCTCGCCCCCGAGAAGAAAGTCGACCTGCTCGCCGGGGTGTGCGCGCTGCCCGGCGTGCGGGTCGTGGTCGTCGGAGACGGTCCGAGCGCGCCGGGGCTGCGGGCGGCACTGCCCGGCGCGCTCTTCCTCGGCCGTCGCACCGGCGCCGACCTCGCCCGGATCTTCGCCTCGCTGGACGTCTTCGCGCACACCGGCCCCTACGAGACCTTCTGCCAGACGGTGCAGGAGGCGATGGCCGCCGGGGTCGCCGTCGTAGCACCGGCCTCCGGGGGGCCGCTGGACCTCGTCGGCCACGGGCGGACCGGACTCCTCGTACCGCCGGGCGACACGGCCGCCCTGACGGACGCCGTCGCCTCCCTCCACGCCGCACCGGAGCTGCGCGCCGCCTACGCCAGGGCGGGCAGGGCCGCCGTCGAGGGCCGGACCTGGGAGGCCGTCGGCGACCAGCTGATCGGACACTACGAGGAGATCCTGCGCGAGCGCGTGGAGGTGGCGGCGTGA
- a CDS encoding SGNH/GDSL hydrolase family protein: MNGRGARALRDPADPPHPAHPPHPEALTDRDVPYPDPHPRTAPAHAEGPTVRSAAPARPPRIVRPANVVTPASCGLRTALDRLGRGYLEAGHEPVLVVPGDVASDQDTEQGRIITLPGLLPAPAVPPLRFAVLGDSLSEGVGDAVDGAWRGWAALLAEGLVGDGRTVDLRNLAVSGARSEDVEERQAPEALAFRPDLASVVVGVNDTLRRTFDIGRYARRLDRVCHDLAGLGTVLLTACLPDPGRMLGLPAPLARPLARRQRAVNTLVHALSARHDAVHLHLAGDTWTDDRSLWSADRLHPGERGHRAIAARFHALLAARGLAHGTPPSPEPCQPPPTRADTVRWLATAGTGWVARRCRDLLPQLLYLAAAETRHWADGTVARLDRRAEHALAAALAAVALDVPVATMGE; encoded by the coding sequence GTGAACGGCCGTGGAGCGCGGGCCCTGAGGGACCCGGCGGACCCTCCTCACCCGGCACACCCGCCACACCCGGAAGCCCTCACGGACCGGGACGTTCCGTACCCGGACCCCCACCCGCGCACGGCCCCCGCGCACGCGGAGGGGCCCACCGTCCGCTCCGCAGCGCCCGCCCGGCCGCCGCGGATCGTCCGGCCCGCCAACGTCGTCACGCCCGCCTCGTGCGGACTGCGCACCGCCCTGGACCGGCTCGGCCGCGGCTACCTCGAAGCCGGACACGAGCCCGTGCTCGTCGTCCCCGGCGACGTGGCGAGCGACCAGGACACCGAACAGGGCCGGATCATCACCCTCCCCGGCCTCCTCCCCGCGCCGGCCGTCCCGCCCCTGCGCTTCGCCGTGCTCGGCGACTCCCTCTCCGAGGGGGTCGGGGACGCGGTCGACGGCGCCTGGCGCGGCTGGGCCGCCCTCCTGGCCGAGGGACTCGTGGGCGACGGGCGGACCGTCGACCTCAGGAACCTCGCCGTCAGCGGGGCGCGGAGCGAGGACGTCGAGGAACGACAGGCCCCCGAGGCCCTGGCCTTCCGGCCCGACCTCGCCTCCGTCGTCGTGGGCGTCAACGACACCCTGCGCCGCACCTTCGACATCGGGCGGTACGCCCGGCGCCTGGACCGGGTCTGCCACGACCTCGCCGGGCTCGGCACCGTCCTCCTCACCGCCTGCCTGCCCGACCCCGGCCGGATGCTCGGACTGCCCGCCCCGCTCGCCCGCCCCCTCGCCCGGCGGCAGCGAGCCGTCAACACCCTCGTGCACGCCCTCTCCGCCCGTCACGACGCCGTCCACCTGCACCTCGCGGGCGACACCTGGACCGACGACCGGTCCCTGTGGAGCGCCGACCGGCTGCACCCCGGCGAGCGCGGCCACCGGGCGATCGCGGCCCGGTTCCACGCCCTCCTCGCCGCACGCGGCCTCGCCCACGGCACTCCGCCGTCCCCCGAGCCCTGCCAACCCCCTCCCACGCGGGCGGACACCGTGCGCTGGCTCGCCACCGCCGGCACCGGCTGGGTCGCCCGCCGCTGCCGCGACCTGCTGCCCCAGCTGCTGTACCTGGCCGCGGCCGAGACCCGGCACTGGGCGGACGGCACCGTCGCCCGACTCGACCGGCGCGCCGAGCACGCGCTCGCCGCCGCGCTCGCCGCGGTGGCCCTGGACGTCCCGGTGGCCACAATGGGGGAATGA
- a CDS encoding hydantoinase B/oxoprolinase family protein: MSGRWEFWIDRGGTFTDIVARRPDGRLVTRKLLSHDPARPHDAAVAGIRLLLGLGPDEPVPAERIDVVRMGTTVATNALLERRGEPTVLLVTEGFRDALRIAYQNRPRLFDRHIVLPEAVYGRVIEVPERVDAHGRLVRPLDEDAVAAELGAAHRLGYRSAAVVLLHGYRHPAHEARVAALARAAGFTQVSRSHEVSPLIRLVPRGDTTVVDAYLSPILRRYVDEVAQELAGVRLMFMQSNGGLREAAHFRGKDAVLSGPAGGVVGMARTSHQAGFDRVIGFDMGGTSTDVSHYAGAFERELGTEVAGVRMSAPMMNIHTVAAGGGSVLHYDGRRYRVGPDSAGAVPGPACYRRGGPLTVTDANVMLGRVQPAHFPAVFGPAGDEPLDTDVVRERFTALAARVGGDRTPEEVAAGFLRIAVLNMANAVKRISVERGHDVTRYALTSFGGAGGQHACAVADALGIDTVLVPPLSGVLSAYGMGLADATALREQSVEARLDAPDTPARVAALHDELARRTRQELRADGLADAAVTTRARVLLRYAGTDASLPVDLASAEEMADAFTAAHRARYAFTMDKPLVVETVWVEAVGRAGRHAPLAAGRDTREHTPEPRATVRMYGDGGPADAPLHRRGDLRPGDTVDGPAILAEAGATTVVDRDWRATAGEDGRLVLTRAAPRPERAAVGTDVDPVLLEVFHNLFMAIAEQMGVRLRNTAHSVNIKERLDFSCALFDTEGNLIANAPHIPVHLGSMGESIKEVLRRRGDSLRPGDAYAVNDPYHGGTHLPDVTVVTPVFDDAGTELRFLVASRGHHAEIGGITPGSMPAFSRTVHEEGVLFDDWLLVRDGRLREEETRALLTGAPYPSRDPDTNLADLRAQVAANEKGIEELRAMVAEFGIDVVHAYMRHVRANAEESVRRIIAGLRDGAYRYETDGGAVIRVAVRVDRERRSAVVDFAGTSPQQPGNTNAPTSVVTAAVLYVFRTLVDEDIPLNSGCLEPLDVRVPPGSMLAPVHPAATVAGNVETSQAVTGALYAALGVQAEGSGTMNNVTFGNARVQYYETVASGSGAGDGFDGTDAVQTHMTNSRLTDPEILEWRHPVRVDAFAVRGGSGGRGRWRGGDGVERRLRFLEPMTVTLLTGHRRVPPYGMAGGAPGALGENRVERADGTVDLLGGADTTEVGPDDVLVLRTPGGGGYGTPDADADAGAPGSPRAPEAGDPGTDAPDTDGRGRGEPRSGGVGGGCAPAVS; the protein is encoded by the coding sequence ATGAGCGGGCGCTGGGAATTCTGGATCGACCGGGGCGGCACCTTCACCGACATCGTGGCCCGACGCCCCGACGGCCGGCTCGTCACCCGCAAACTCCTCTCCCACGACCCCGCACGCCCCCACGACGCCGCCGTCGCCGGGATCCGGCTCCTCCTCGGACTCGGCCCGGACGAGCCCGTGCCCGCCGAGCGGATCGACGTCGTGAGGATGGGCACGACCGTCGCCACGAACGCCCTCCTGGAGCGGCGCGGCGAACCGACCGTCCTCCTCGTCACCGAAGGCTTCCGGGACGCCCTGCGCATCGCCTACCAGAACCGCCCCCGGCTCTTCGACCGGCACATCGTGCTCCCGGAAGCCGTCTACGGGAGGGTCATCGAGGTCCCCGAGCGGGTCGACGCCCACGGACGCCTGGTGCGACCACTCGACGAGGACGCCGTGGCTGCGGAACTCGGCGCCGCCCACCGCCTCGGCTACCGCTCCGCCGCCGTCGTCCTCCTGCACGGCTACCGCCACCCCGCCCACGAGGCCCGCGTCGCCGCTCTCGCCCGAGCGGCCGGCTTCACCCAGGTCAGCCGCTCCCACGAAGTCAGCCCGCTCATCAGATTGGTACCGCGCGGGGACACCACCGTCGTCGACGCCTACCTCTCCCCGATCCTGCGTCGCTACGTCGACGAGGTGGCCCAGGAACTCGCCGGAGTCCGGCTGATGTTCATGCAGTCCAACGGAGGGCTCAGGGAGGCCGCCCACTTCCGCGGCAAGGACGCCGTCCTGTCCGGCCCGGCCGGCGGCGTCGTGGGCATGGCCCGCACCTCGCACCAGGCGGGCTTCGACCGGGTCATCGGCTTCGACATGGGCGGTACCTCCACCGACGTGTCGCACTACGCGGGCGCGTTCGAACGCGAACTCGGCACCGAGGTCGCCGGGGTGCGGATGAGCGCCCCGATGATGAACATCCACACCGTCGCGGCGGGCGGCGGCTCCGTCCTCCACTACGACGGCCGGCGCTACCGCGTCGGCCCCGACTCCGCCGGCGCCGTCCCGGGCCCCGCCTGCTACCGCCGCGGCGGCCCGCTGACCGTCACCGACGCCAACGTGATGCTCGGCCGTGTCCAGCCCGCCCACTTCCCGGCCGTGTTCGGCCCCGCCGGCGACGAACCCCTGGACACCGACGTCGTGCGGGAACGCTTCACCGCGCTCGCCGCGCGGGTCGGCGGGGACCGCACCCCCGAGGAGGTCGCCGCGGGCTTCCTGCGGATCGCCGTCCTCAACATGGCCAACGCCGTCAAGAGGATCTCCGTCGAACGCGGCCACGACGTCACCCGCTACGCCCTCACCAGCTTCGGCGGCGCCGGAGGCCAGCACGCCTGCGCGGTCGCCGACGCCCTGGGCATCGACACCGTCCTCGTCCCGCCGCTGTCCGGTGTCCTGTCGGCCTACGGCATGGGCCTCGCCGACGCCACCGCTCTGCGCGAGCAGTCGGTCGAGGCCCGGCTCGACGCCCCGGACACCCCCGCGCGCGTCGCGGCGCTCCACGACGAGCTCGCCCGACGGACCCGGCAGGAGCTGCGCGCGGACGGCCTCGCGGACGCGGCCGTCACCACCCGGGCGCGCGTGCTGCTGCGCTACGCGGGCACCGACGCGAGCCTCCCGGTCGATCTCGCGTCCGCCGAGGAGATGGCGGACGCGTTCACCGCCGCCCACCGCGCCCGCTACGCCTTCACCATGGACAAGCCGCTCGTCGTGGAGACGGTGTGGGTCGAGGCCGTCGGACGCGCGGGCCGCCATGCCCCGCTCGCCGCCGGCCGGGACACCCGGGAGCACACGCCGGAGCCCCGGGCGACAGTACGGATGTACGGCGACGGCGGGCCCGCCGACGCCCCGCTCCACCGACGCGGGGACCTGCGCCCCGGCGACACCGTCGACGGACCCGCGATCCTCGCGGAGGCCGGTGCCACCACCGTCGTCGACCGGGACTGGCGGGCGACGGCCGGCGAGGACGGCCGCCTCGTCCTCACCCGTGCCGCGCCCCGGCCGGAGCGCGCCGCCGTCGGCACCGACGTCGACCCCGTCCTGCTGGAGGTCTTCCACAACCTCTTCATGGCGATCGCCGAGCAGATGGGCGTCCGCCTGCGGAACACCGCCCACTCCGTCAACATCAAGGAACGGCTCGACTTCTCCTGCGCCCTCTTCGACACCGAGGGCAACCTCATCGCCAACGCCCCGCACATCCCCGTCCACCTCGGTTCGATGGGTGAGTCCATCAAGGAGGTGCTGCGCCGACGCGGCGACTCCCTGCGCCCGGGGGACGCCTACGCGGTCAACGACCCCTATCACGGGGGCACCCACCTGCCCGACGTCACCGTGGTGACACCGGTCTTCGACGACGCGGGGACGGAACTCCGCTTCCTCGTCGCCTCGCGCGGCCATCACGCCGAGATCGGCGGCATCACCCCCGGCTCCATGCCCGCCTTCAGCCGCACCGTGCACGAGGAGGGCGTGCTCTTCGACGACTGGCTGCTGGTGCGGGACGGCCGGCTGCGGGAGGAGGAGACCCGCGCCCTGCTCACCGGCGCGCCGTACCCCTCCCGCGACCCGGACACCAACCTCGCCGACCTGCGCGCCCAGGTCGCCGCGAACGAGAAGGGCATCGAGGAACTGCGGGCCATGGTCGCCGAGTTCGGGATCGATGTCGTCCACGCCTACATGCGGCACGTGCGGGCCAACGCGGAGGAGTCCGTACGCCGGATCATCGCCGGGCTGCGGGACGGCGCCTACCGTTACGAGACGGACGGCGGGGCCGTGATCCGGGTGGCCGTCCGTGTCGACCGCGAACGGCGTTCCGCCGTCGTCGACTTCGCGGGGACCTCCCCGCAGCAGCCCGGCAACACCAACGCGCCCACCTCCGTGGTCACGGCCGCAGTGCTCTACGTCTTCCGGACCCTCGTCGACGAGGACATCCCGCTCAACAGCGGCTGCCTGGAGCCCCTCGACGTCCGCGTGCCGCCCGGGTCCATGCTCGCCCCCGTCCACCCCGCAGCGACCGTCGCGGGCAACGTGGAGACCTCCCAGGCCGTCACCGGCGCGCTCTACGCCGCTCTGGGGGTCCAGGCGGAGGGCTCGGGCACCATGAACAACGTGACCTTCGGCAACGCCCGTGTCCAGTACTACGAGACGGTCGCGAGCGGCTCGGGTGCGGGTGACGGCTTCGACGGCACCGACGCCGTCCAGACCCACATGACCAACTCCCGGCTGACCGACCCCGAGATCCTGGAGTGGCGCCACCCGGTCCGGGTGGACGCCTTCGCCGTACGCGGGGGCAGCGGCGGTCGCGGCCGGTGGCGGGGCGGCGACGGCGTCGAACGCCGGCTCCGCTTCCTGGAGCCGATGACGGTGACCCTGCTCACCGGCCACCGCCGGGTACCCCCCTACGGGATGGCCGGCGGCGCCCCGGGAGCTCTCGGCGAGAACCGCGTGGAGCGTGCCGACGGCACCGTCGACCTCCTGGGCGGCGCCGACACGACCGAGGTCGGCCCGGACGACGTTCTCGTCCTGCGGACCCCGGGCGGAGGCGGATACGGAACACCCGACGCCGACGCCGACGCCGGGGCACCCGGCTCCCCCCGTGCGCCGGAAGCCGGCGACCCTGGGACGGACGCCCCGGACACGGACGGGCGGGGACGCGGCGAGCCCCGCTCCGGTGGTGTCGGCGGTGGGTGCGCTCCGGCCGTTTCGTAA
- a CDS encoding biotin-dependent carboxyltransferase family protein, whose protein sequence is MTDHALEVERAGALTTVQDLGRAGYAHLGVPRSGALDPAAARLVNRLVGNPEGAAVLESTVDGCAVRTRRPVTVAVGGAPCPVTVDGRPAAWGTAVRIGSGAVLDVGAAVRGLRSYVAVGGGIAVEPVLGSRSTDLLSGIGPEPLADGVTLPLGGETAARGPAADTPPWPGPPRELVLRVRLGPRDGWFTRESLRALATGTYRVSPASNRIGLRTEGPPLRRAVVGELPSEGMVLGAVQVPPDGRPVVFLADHPTTGGYPVVAVVRERDLAAAAQAVPGTTVRFVPVRRAR, encoded by the coding sequence ATGACCGATCACGCGCTCGAGGTCGAACGGGCCGGTGCGCTGACGACCGTGCAGGACCTGGGCCGCGCCGGGTACGCCCACCTGGGCGTGCCCCGCTCGGGCGCGCTGGACCCGGCGGCGGCGCGCCTGGTGAACCGGCTGGTCGGCAACCCGGAGGGCGCCGCGGTCCTGGAGAGCACCGTCGACGGATGCGCGGTGCGGACCCGGCGTCCGGTCACGGTCGCGGTGGGCGGGGCACCGTGCCCGGTCACCGTCGACGGCCGGCCGGCCGCCTGGGGGACCGCGGTGCGCATCGGCTCCGGCGCGGTCCTGGACGTCGGCGCGGCCGTGCGCGGGCTCCGCTCGTACGTGGCGGTCGGCGGCGGGATCGCCGTCGAACCGGTGCTCGGCAGCCGCTCCACCGACCTGCTGTCGGGCATCGGCCCGGAACCGCTCGCGGACGGGGTCACGCTGCCCCTGGGCGGGGAGACGGCGGCGCGGGGACCGGCAGCCGACACACCGCCGTGGCCGGGCCCGCCGCGCGAGCTCGTCCTGAGAGTCCGGCTCGGACCGCGCGACGGCTGGTTCACCCGGGAGTCGCTGCGCGCCCTCGCCACGGGCACCTACCGGGTCTCTCCCGCGAGCAACCGCATCGGGCTGCGGACCGAGGGCCCGCCCCTGCGGCGGGCGGTGGTGGGCGAACTACCCAGCGAGGGCATGGTCCTGGGGGCGGTCCAGGTCCCGCCGGACGGCCGGCCGGTGGTCTTCCTCGCCGACCACCCGACGACGGGCGGCTATCCGGTGGTGGCCGTGGTCCGGGAACGGGACCTCGCCGCCGCGGCCCAGGCGGTCCCCGGGACGACGGTGCGGTTCGTACCGGTCCGACGGGCCCGCTGA
- a CDS encoding 5-oxoprolinase subunit B family protein, with product MTAREVFRVGERALLVELASGPETEAFHAEVLRRRESGTLPALREIVPAARTVLLDGVEAPELLAGQVREWVVPALPARAARAIEVRVRYGGPDLAEVAALWGVSVEAAVRIHSRAAFRVAFCGFAPGFGYLTGLGPEHEVPRRATPRTSVPAGSVALAGPYTGVYPRVSPGGWQLIGTTDALLWDAAREPAALLAPGTRVRFTAVGR from the coding sequence GTGACGGCCCGCGAAGTGTTCCGGGTGGGCGAGCGGGCCCTGCTCGTGGAGCTGGCGAGCGGCCCGGAGACGGAGGCGTTCCACGCCGAGGTGCTGCGCCGCCGGGAGTCCGGCACGCTGCCCGCCCTGCGGGAGATCGTGCCGGCGGCGCGGACGGTGCTGCTCGACGGGGTCGAGGCCCCCGAGCTGCTGGCGGGACAGGTCCGGGAGTGGGTGGTTCCGGCGCTTCCCGCGCGGGCGGCACGGGCGATCGAGGTACGGGTCCGCTACGGCGGCCCCGACCTCGCGGAGGTCGCCGCCCTGTGGGGGGTGTCCGTGGAGGCCGCCGTGCGGATCCACTCGCGCGCCGCGTTCCGGGTCGCCTTCTGCGGCTTCGCGCCCGGGTTCGGCTACCTCACCGGGCTCGGACCGGAGCACGAGGTGCCCCGGCGGGCCACGCCCCGTACCTCCGTGCCCGCGGGGTCGGTCGCTCTCGCGGGCCCCTACACCGGGGTGTACCCGCGTGTGTCTCCCGGCGGCTGGCAGCTGATCGGCACGACCGACGCGTTGCTGTGGGACGCCGCGCGTGAGCCCGCCGCCCTCCTCGCGCCGGGCACCAGGGTGCGGTTCACGGCGGTGGGCCGATGA
- a CDS encoding LamB/YcsF family protein: MTRASMDLNADLGEGFGRWTLTDDEQLLSVVTSANVACGFHAGDAATMRRVCELAAARGVRIGAQVSYRDLAGFGRRAMEVPADELAAEVAYQIGALEVFARAAGSRVSYVKPHGALYHRVVHDGEQAHAVAAGVALAGGDARLPVLGLPGSLLHAAAAEAGLPVVPEAFGDRAYTAEGTLLPRGREGAVVTDPARVVERAESLARFGTVTSHCGRPVAVRARSLCLHGDTPDAVGLARRVRARLEAAGVRVEAFA, from the coding sequence ATGACCCGGGCCTCGATGGACCTCAACGCCGACCTCGGCGAGGGCTTCGGCCGCTGGACGCTCACCGACGACGAGCAGCTCCTCTCCGTGGTCACCAGCGCCAACGTGGCCTGCGGGTTCCACGCCGGGGACGCGGCCACCATGCGACGCGTCTGCGAACTGGCCGCGGCCCGCGGGGTGCGGATCGGGGCCCAGGTGTCCTACCGCGACCTGGCGGGCTTCGGCCGGCGCGCGATGGAGGTACCGGCGGACGAACTGGCGGCCGAGGTGGCGTACCAGATCGGCGCCCTGGAGGTCTTCGCCCGCGCGGCCGGATCCCGGGTCTCCTACGTCAAGCCGCACGGTGCGCTCTACCACCGGGTGGTCCACGACGGGGAGCAGGCACACGCGGTCGCGGCGGGAGTGGCGCTGGCCGGCGGCGACGCCCGGCTGCCGGTCCTCGGGCTGCCCGGTTCGCTGCTGCACGCCGCCGCCGCGGAGGCCGGGCTACCCGTCGTCCCCGAGGCGTTCGGCGACCGGGCGTACACGGCGGAGGGCACCCTGCTCCCCCGTGGCCGGGAGGGGGCCGTCGTCACCGATCCGGCGCGCGTGGTGGAGCGTGCGGAGTCGCTGGCGCGCTTCGGGACCGTCACCTCGCACTGCGGTCGGCCGGTCGCCGTGCGGGCGCGCTCCCTGTGCCTGCACGGCGACACCCCGGATGCCGTCGGACTGGCCCGGCGGGTCAGGGCTCGGCTGGAAGCGGCCGGCGTCCGGGTGGAGGCGTTCGCGTGA